Proteins co-encoded in one Octopus sinensis linkage group LG6, ASM634580v1, whole genome shotgun sequence genomic window:
- the LOC115213144 gene encoding 2-oxoglutarate and iron-dependent oxygenase domain-containing protein 2-like: MFYNCACFYSRNIFLRKYGLHITYKDECSFKTLYGETLRQKGCKSNEQFEAIFKEIKDEIQRRRDICKSALHRRELIASRYRPLHPSIYLLKESFLDPKFLHLVYLCKNAGMNEDVKKSITVHKSFRLYAFPIFTQEFCDMLIEELEYFERSDLPKGRPNTMSNNGCLLEELGFDKEFLEPLRMNYISWITRFLFPDFGGGSLDSHRVFTVKYSMGQDRNLGAHYDNAEITLNVCLGKDFSAGGLNFRGLNTEMYETSTYHYPNSPRYGILHRGRQMHEALPIESGTRHNMVMWMRSSSVRNHLCPMCLSVPQLEKDTTGGYGQGFTMREERQDNPRFVDVCVV, encoded by the coding sequence ATGTTTTACAATTGTGCATGCTTCTACAGCCGTAACATATTTCTAAGAAAATATGGGTTGCACATTACTTACAAAGATGAATGTTCATTTAAAACCCTTTACGGCGAAACTCTGCGACAAAAGGGTTGCAAGTCTAATGAACAATTTGAAGCAATATTTaaagagataaaagatgaaatacaGAGAAGGCGTGATATATGTAAAAGTGCTTTACATCGACGTGAACTGATCGCATCCAGGTACAGACCATTGCATCCAAGTATTTATTTGCTGAAAGAATCATTTTTGGATCCTAAATTCTTGCATTTGGTTTACTTATGCAAGAACGCAGGAATGAATGAGGATGTTAAAAAATctatcactgtacataaatcgtTTCGTCTCTATGCATTTCCTATTTTTACGCAAGAGTTTTGCGACATGCTCATCGAAGAACTGgaatattttgaaagaagtgaTTTACCCAAAGGCCGACCAAATACAATGAGCAATAACGGTTGCCTGCTCGAAGAATTAGGTTTTGATAAGGAGTTCCTAGAGCCTCTAAGAATGAATTATATATCATGGATTACACGATTCTTGTTTCCCGATTTCGGAGGTGGTAGCCTTGATTCTCATAGAGTTTTTACTGTGAAGTATTCAATGGGGCAAGATAGAAACCTTGGTGCTCATTATGACAATGCTGAAATAACACTGAATGTCTGCCTTGGTAAAGATTTTAGTGCGGGTGGCTTGAACTTCCGCGGACTTAACACAGAAATGTATGAAACGTCAACTTATCATTATCCTAACTCGCCGAGATACGGAATCCTTCATCGAGGTCGCCAGATGCACGAAGCACTTCCTATTGAATCTGGAACCCGACATAATATGGTTATGTGGATGAGATCGTCATCAGTGAGGAATCACCTGTGCCCGATGTGTCTTAGTGTCCCCCAGTTGGAAAAAGATACGACTGGAGGCTACGGTCAAGGCTTCACGATGCGTGAGGAAAGACAGGACAATCCACGTTTTGTTGATGTTTGCGTTGTATAA